The genomic region GACGGTCGATCGCCCCTATAATTAAAACAACGTACTTGTTGCTTAACATAATTGTAGGCTACTTTAACAACAGTAAGGTTGTCAAAGTCTAATATTGAGATTTTGTGATGATTCTTGATTGGCTCAGCAACCTAATTTGCGTCAGTGAACGACTAGCACTCCCCGACGATGATGGCCACTAAGCAGCACCCCTCCACCAAACAAGACATCCTCTACTACCTCCTGAAACAAGGGCAAGCCAAGGCCCAGGATTTAGCAGATGCTCTCAATATCAGCCCCCAGGCGATCCGGCGACATCTCAAAGATCTAGAAGATGAAGGTTTGATCCAACATCATCCAGAGCAAACGGGGATGGGGCGTCCGCAACATATTTATGGGCTCAGCCAGGAGGGGCGCGATCGCCTGCCAGCTCAATATGATGACTTTGCCCTATCGTTGCTCGACACCCTCACCGAGACCGTCGGTCGGGAACAAGTGGGAACAATTTTGCGCAAACAATGGGAGCGCAAAGCTCAAGAATACCGCGATCGCGTGGGCAACGGATCGGTGGAGGAGCGGGTAGCCAACTTGGTGAAGCTGCGGCAGGCAGAAGGCTACATGGCGGAGTGGTATTCGGTGGAGCCGGAGGATGAATCGGTGCCAGACGCTGCCCATCAAGATCAGGACGATGCCCCAGCGGAGCAGTATGTGATTACGGAATACAACTGCGCCATTTCCCACATTGCGGAGTCGTTTCCCAGCGTCTGTGGCCATGAGCTAGAGATGTTTGAAATTGCCCTAGAGGGCTGCGCCGTGAAGCGTACGCACTGGTTGGTGAATGGCGAACATCGCTGTGGGTACTTGATTCGCTCCACTAGCGATCGCCCTTCCCAGCGCCATTAAGCAAGAAATCAACGTCCTCCTAGCCAGTTCTTGACAAGGATCTCATAGAGTAGTCTGATAGCTCAGGATCCCCCCAGCCCATTGAAGCCAGACAGGCATGGATGTGTGGTTATATCCATGGAAAGGGATCGAGCCCTAGACCCTGAGCATAGACGCAACGATGATCCCCTAAGAGGATACTATGACCGAGTTTCAACCCCCCGAATTTTTGACACCGGAGGAATGTGCAGCGGTAGACCAAGCGCTGCTGTCATCCCGCGATAAGTTTTCCACCCGAGTAGCCATCTACTCCCTGCGATCGCTGAAGC from Candidatus Obscuribacterales bacterium harbors:
- the sufR gene encoding iron-sulfur cluster biosynthesis transcriptional regulator SufR, whose protein sequence is MMATKQHPSTKQDILYYLLKQGQAKAQDLADALNISPQAIRRHLKDLEDEGLIQHHPEQTGMGRPQHIYGLSQEGRDRLPAQYDDFALSLLDTLTETVGREQVGTILRKQWERKAQEYRDRVGNGSVEERVANLVKLRQAEGYMAEWYSVEPEDESVPDAAHQDQDDAPAEQYVITEYNCAISHIAESFPSVCGHELEMFEIALEGCAVKRTHWLVNGEHRCGYLIRSTSDRPSQRH